The genomic window CCGCGCCGCGCAGGCGCAGGTCGGATCGGCCCGCTCCGGACTGGCCACCGCCGAGCACGACCTCGCTCGCCAGAACGCGCTGTTCGCGCAGGGTGCCGTCGCGGCCGATCAGGTCGACGCCACGCGGGCCGCGTACGACGCTGCAGTCGCGCAGGATCGCGGCGCCGGGGAGGCCGTGACGCAGGCGCGCGCGGATCTCGCCGCCGCCCGGGCCAACCTGATGCAGGTCCAGATCCAGCGCCGCGCGGTGGAAGCCGCACAGGCGAACGTGGCGCGAGCCCAGGCCATCCTCGGCAACGCCGAGTCGGGCTACACGGTCGTGACCCAACAGCGGCAGTTGCTGGCGGCCGCCGAGGCCGCGCTCGCGCAGGCCCGCGCCAACTTGATGTATGTCGAACTCGTCGCCGGACACAACACGATCGTCGCTCCCCGCGACGGGGTGATCCAGACCCAAAACGTCGAGGAAGGTGAAGTCGTGCCGGCCGGCGCGGCGCTCTACACCCTGATCAACCCGACGGATCTGTGGGCGCGTGTGTACGTACGAGAGGACCAGATCGGCCTCGTCAAGATCGGACTACCGACGCGGACCACGATCGACACGCTCCCGGGCGAGGTGTTCACGGGCCGCGTGACGCAGGTCAACGACACACCGGAGTTCACCACGGTCAACGTCCAGACGAAGGAAGACCGGGTGAAGCTCGTGTTCGGGGTCAAGGTCCGGATCGCCGACCCCGGGCACCGGCTGCAGCCCGGCATGCCGGCGCACATCGAGATTTTGTCGAACGGCGAGGTGACTCCCTGATGGCCGCAGATGCCCCACGCTTTCGCACGCCTCGACCCCGCGTCCTCGGGGTCACCGCGCTGGTGCTCGCGGCCGTCGGGCTCGCGGCATGGGCCGGCTGGCGCCTCCATGAAGACCACGCCTCCACCGATCGGCTATTCGCGTCGGGCTCGATTCAGGCGACGGAGATCGACGTCAGCCCCAAGGTGGCCGGCCGCATTATCCGGTTGGTCGTCAACGAAGGAGATCGGGTCCGGACCGATCAGGTGCTGGCGGAACTGGAGCCCCAGGAAGCCACCGCACAGGTAACACAGGCCCAGGCGGCGGTCGCCCAGGCCGTCGCCCAGGTCGCGCAGGGGCAGCAGGCGGTCCTGTCCCAGCAGCAGGCGACCACAGCGCAGGTCAGCCAGGCCGCCGCGCAGGTCGCCGCAGCCGGAACCGGCATCCCCCAATCGGAAACGGCGCTGGCCATCCAGGAACAGACATCCCGGGAGGCGGTCGCCTCCGCCGAAGCGCAACTGCGTGCCGCGCAGGCCCAGGTCGGCTCCGCTCGATCGACATTGGCGACCGCGCGCAACAATCTGTCCCGTCAGCGGACCCTGTTCGGCGAGGGCGCCGTGGCCGCAACCCAGGTCGACGCGGTACAGGCGGCCTACGACGCCGCGGTGGCGCAGAACCACAGTGCCGCGGACGCGGTGACCCAGGCGCAGGCGGCCGTCGCCTCTGCGCGTGCGAACCTCATGCAAGTGGAGATCCAGCGCAAGGCGGTCGAGGCCGCCCGCGCCAATCTGGCGCAGGCAGAAGCGGGACTCCGCAACGCCGAGAGCGGGTACACGGTCGTCGCCCAGCGCCGACAGGCACTGGCCGCCGCCGAGGCCGCGCTCGCGCAGACCCGGGCAAATCTGGACTACGTCCGGGTCATCGCTGGCCACAACGTCATCACCGCTCCCCGGGACGCGGTGGTGCAAACCAGAAACGTGGAGGAAGGCGAGGTCGTCGCGGCGGGCACGCCGTTGTACACGCTGATCGATCTCAGCGACATCTGGCTGCGGGCGTACGTACCGGCAGACCAGATCGCGCGCGTCAAGGTGGGGCAGGTCGCGCACGTCAGCATCGACAGCTTTCCAGGCCGGGTGTTCGAGGGACGCGTCGAGGAGATCAGCAGCCGCGGTGAGTTCACGCCGGGGAACGTCCAGACGCGGGAGGACCGCGTCAAGCTCGCGTTCGGCGTCAAAATCCGCCTGACCAACTCCGACGATCGCCTCAAGCCAGGCATGCCGGCCGACGCAGAGATTGTCGTCGGCACCGAGCCCGGAGGGCCGGCCCGATGACCCCAACCGAGGGCCCGGCGATCCTGGTGCGGGGGCTGACGCGGCGGTTCGGCGGGAGAACCGCGGTGCAGGACCTGTCCTTCGAGATCGCCCGCGGCGAGATCGTCGCGCTGCTCGGCCCCGACGGCGCTGGCAAGACCACGACGCTCAGACTGCTTTGCGGCGCGATCCCACCGACAAGCGGCACAATCATCGTCGCGGGCATCGATCTCACCCGCGACCCCGAGCGGGTGCGGGTGCATCTCGGATACATGCCGCAGCGGTTCAGCCTGTACGGCGACCTGACGGTGCAGGAGAACCTCAACTTCTACGCCGACCTCTACGCCGTGCCTCGGGCCGCCCGCGAGTCGCGAAGCCGCCGACTGTTCGAGTTCAGCGGGCTCACGGAGTTTCGCAACCGTCTCGCCCAACAGCTGTCGGGCGGCATGAAACAGAAACTGGCGCTGGCCTGCACCCTGATCCACGAGCCCGACGTGCTGCTCCTCGACGAACCGACGGCCGGGGTGGATCCGGTGTCGCGGCGCGAGTTCTGGCGCATTCTCTACGAACTGAACCGAGGCGGCGTGACGATTCTGGTCAGCACGACCTACATGGACGAGGCGGAGCGGTGCACCACCGTCGGGTTGCTGTTCGGCGGCCAGCTGATCTCCATCGAGGACCCGGGGGCGATGAAACGACGGATCCGCGGGGAAGTGGTCGAGCTCGTCGCGGAACCGAGAGCCGCCGCCCGCCGAATCCTGCAACGCGCACCGGAGGTCCTCTCCGAGACCGTGATCGGGGACCGATTCCACATCGTGGTCGCGGATGCCGCCGGCGCGATCCCCATCCTCACCCGGCGCCTGACCGACGAAGCCATCGAGGTAGGGCGCATCGCACAGATCCCTCCCTCTCTGGAAGACGTCTTCGTCTCCATGATTACCGAACGACGCGCGGGGACGCCGCCTGCGCCGGAGACCGCCCGTGGCTGATCGGGGCGTCGCCGTCCGGGCGCACGAGCTCACGCGGAGCTTCGGCACGTTCGTGGCCGTCGATCACCTGACGTTCGAGATCCCCGCCGGTGCCATCTGGGGGTTTCTCGGCCCCAACGGTTCGGGAAAGTCGACGACGATCCGCATGTTGTGCGGCATTCTCCGCCCGACGACCGGGCACGCGGAGGTGCTGGGGTACGACGTGGTGCGCGACCCGGAGCAGATCAAGGAACGAATCGGGTACATGTCCCAGCGCTTCAGCCTGTACGACGACCTGACGATCCAGGAGAACCTCTCGTTCTACGCCGGAGTATACGGCCTCTCCCGCACCGAGGCGCGCGCGCGCACGGCCGAGTGGATCGCCCGCGCCGGCCTGCGCGGCCGCGAGCACATGCCCGCCCGCGCACTGTCGGGCGGATGGAAGCAGCGGCTCGCGTTTGGCTGCGCCGTGCTCCACCGTCCCCAGATGGTCTTCCTCGACGAACCGACGAGCGGGGTCGACCCCGTCAGCCGCCGGGAGTTTTGGGATCTCATCGGCCAGTTTGCCGAAAGCGGCGTGACCGTCATGGTCACCACCCACTACATGGACGAAGCGGAACACTGCGATACCCTGGCCTTCATCTTCGCCGGGCGGATCATCGCGATGGGCACGCCGGACGAGGTCAAGCGGCGCGCCATGTCCGGCGAGCTCCTGGAAATCGTCACGACGCAGTACGCTCGGGCGCTCGACGTGCTGGCCGCGCGCCCCGGCGTGAGCGAACCTGCCCTCTTCGGACGGACGATCCACGTGACCGTGGAGAACGGCGACGCGGCGGCGCCGGCCCTCCGGCGAGCGCTCGCAGACCAGGGGGTGGCGGTCGACCGCATCGCGCCGGTCGCACCGTCGCTGGAGGACGCCTTCGTATCCCTGGTGGAGCGGCTCGGCGGAGCCGCGGACGCGCCGACAACCGGAGGGCGTCCATGAACATGCGGCGTCTCGGCAGCATCATCCGCAAGGAGATCATCCAGATTCTCCGGGATCGGCGGACACTCGCCACGATCATCACGCTGCCGATCATGCAGCTGATGCTCTACGGCTACCTCACGAACGACGTCACGCACATCGCCACCGCGGTCTTCGACGAGTCCCGGACGCCGGAAAGCCGGACGCTGCTCAACGCCTTCGCCAACACCACCTATGTCGACCTCACATACTACACCACGGGATTCGATCAGGTCCGCGCCCTGATCGACGGAGGGCAAGCGAAGATCGGCATCTGGATCCCGCCGGACTACGCGGCCCGCCTTCGCGGCAGACGCGGCGCCGAAGTCGAGGTGATCGTCGACGCCTCCGAGCCGACGTCGGCACGCACGGTGCTCGCCCTCGCGTCCGGCATCGGGCAGACGCTCTCGACCCAGCTCGTCGTCCAGCAGACGCAACGGCTGACCGGCGTCGCTCCCGGCGCGCTGCCGATCGACGTCCGAGCCCGGGCGTGGTACAATCCCACGCTCGACAACGTCAACTTCATCGTGCCGGGCGTCATCGCCATCGTCTTGATGTTCGTCACGACCTTCCAGGCGATCATCGTGATCGTGCGTGAGCGCGAGTTGGGGACGATGGAGCAGCTCGTGGTGACGCCCATCACCCGCCTCGAGCTGATGCTCGGCAAGGTGATCCCGCTCGTCGGCCTCGGGTACGTACAGATCACGCTGACGTTGTTGCTGGCCAACCTCTGGTTCCATATGCCGATCAAGGGCAGCCTGGCACTCCTGTATGCGGTGTCCCTGGCGTTCTTCTTCAGCACGCTCGGGATCGGCGCGCTGATCTCCACGGTCTCGAAGACCTTTCAGCAGGCGGCACAGATGACGCAGCTCATCCTGATGCCCGGCATTCTCCTCTCCGGATTCATCTTCCCGCGGGAATCGCTGCCCCCCGCCCTCCAAGCCGTAGGCAGCGTGTTTCCGCTCACGTATTTCGTCATCATCCTCCGTGGCATCCTGATCAAGGGTGTGGGGTTGGAGTACCTCTGGCGGCAGATCATCCCGATGGTCACGATCGGCGTCGCCGTCTTCGCGCTGGCAATCAACCGGTTCCAGAAGCGCGTCGACTGACGCGCTAGAATCCACACGCGCAGCGGCCACCGCGGGCAGGAGTCGTCTAGACCGCGGATGTTATAATGAAGAAGGCCGGAGTTGGGGTATGCCGCTTCGGCAACGTCAGCGTTTGGGGGCGAACGGTCTCGACTGGGCAGGCAGAAGCAGGGTGGCGCGCCGAGGTGGTCCAGGCCCTCGTTAAACAACTGGACGGCGCATACACGCCGATAACAACCAGCTAGCCTACGCTGCTTAATAAGTAGCGTCGCTCCCCCCGCAGGGTCGGCGGGCGGGGAGTGAGCGTCAACAAGCCGGCTGCTCCGGTCCTCTTCGCTCCGAGGGGGCCGGCTAAGACCTAGAGAGCTGGCGGGATCGGGATCCGGCCTGTGGGAGCCCGGCTCCGCGACATCAAATCACAGGATACGCGCGTAGATGCCCTGCCCTCGCGGCTTCAGGACGCGGGTTCGATTCCCGCCGCCTCCACCATAAACATTTCCGCGCCTGGTTGCACGGCATCGCCAGAAGTGCCGTCCTGTAAGGGGTCTGGTCCTTGTCCCGATAGAACAGAACTGCACGGTGCTGCACCGAGCGGAGCGCCGGACAAGTCCAAATTGAGTGCAGGTTCGAATCTCTCCGGCGGGTTGCTGTCTCGATCAGGTGTCCGTACGTCTGCAGCGTGAACCCCGCCGAGTAATGTCGCATCTGCCGGGCGACCACATTGGCCGACCCGCGGTGCTGAACGGGAATCTCGACGCCCTCATACCTGACATCGGATCACCTGACGGCGGGAAACCGATCGACCACGGGCGCAGTCGGTGAAGGGCCTCTAGCGACGGTTTCTTACGGCGACGACAACGTCAGCTGGATGGTCTCGAAGACTGACGACCCATAGTCGGGGAACGTGGCAAAACTAGTGAAATAGAGACGCGGTGCGGGCCCACCGATGGTCGGTTCTCCCGTCTCCCCTAAGAGCGTGGGATAGTAAAGCGTACGTCCAGGCTCTTGGATCGGGGCGCCGATCGGTCCCGACCAGTGGATCAAATCTCTTGAGGCACGTATGCGAATGCCGAGCGCACCGCCGCCGAAGACGTAGGCCGCCAAGTAAACGTCGAACGCGTGATCATACAACACCGTTGGTTGCCCGCCGGTGTCTTGGGTCCACAGCGGCGCGAACTTCCCGGCCCCGACGGAATTATCGAGCGTGTCGCTGGTAGCGGGTTGCATCCACGGATCGGGCGAGGCTCCGTCGTACTTGTGGAACGCCTTTGCGACCCTGTGCGGATCGTTGGATAGTACGGCCTCGACGAGCTCGCCGTACGGGGCGCGCGCGACGGCCAGGCAGGCGGCCGTCGCGCATACGCCCGGCAAGCCGGGAGTGAAGTCGGTATAGAAGGTGTAAAAATATGCCCGACTCGGATCCGCCGGCGGATTGTCGAGGTGCTTGCCGTCTGCGTCGGCGACGATCAACGAGCCGTAACCGATGGGCATGCTATTCCCACCGCCCGTGAAATAGGAGCGCGGCGGGCTCGGCTGGACGATCTCCCCTACGACCTTGAAACTTTGGCCGCCGTCGGTAGACATCGCGAGACCGAGCGAGGAATAGAAACAAGCCGCGCCCGAGCACTTGTGATCCGGTGTATTCGGATTTTGCCACCAGTACTCGCCGTGCAACACCATCAGCCACCCCGACTTGCCGCCGCCGGAGAAGCGAACGACTTGGCCGCCGCCCGCGTAGTCCCGAGCGAAGGTCCAAGCCGCTGGACCCGGTGAGGGGCCAAACAGCTTCTTGCAGCCATCGCCCCCGCTCACGCGATCGAGCGTGCCGGTGAACGCGAATGCTCCCTCGATGATCGGTCCCCTCGTGCGATTGCACGCGAACGCGGATCCGCCGGCGCCGTAGAACATGTAGCGCCCCCCTCCGGCAGGGATTGCGCCGAATTCGCCGTCGGAGGGACCCCACGCAAAGTTGTAGCCTGTGAGTTGAGTGTGCGTCGCGAACGTGGCCGTAGCTCCGGCCACGTATCGGACCGTCGGTAATTTTGGCGGCGCTTGCGCGACGATCAGGATCGGCAGCAGTCCGAGCAAGACAATACTGCGCAGCATCTTCTGACCTCCTAGCCAATAAACGCTGCCGTCACTGCATCGTGTCGCGGGTGTATGAATGATTCGGGAACCGTGCGTGAATTGGCCATGCTTCAGAACCGTTGGACCGGTACCGGCGGCATCCCTGCAAAACCTTGCTCCAGCGCAATGGTACCCCGCAGCGCCACGCCGGCACCCGGGACGGTCAGATGGACTGCATGCGACCCGTCGTCATTCATCCTGGAGAGAGGGCGACGGCCTGTTCGTCCGGCCGCGGAGGCGCGACCGCTACCCGGGTCTATTGGCTTTGCGGCTCGTCGCGAGGCCACGACGCCGACAACAACGCGGCTGCTTGTACCCCAAGCTCGGTCAGCTCGTAGAGGGAGTCGTATTTGCGTCGCACGAGGCCGTGCCGCTCCATCTGATCGAGCGCAGCGCGCCATTCAAGTCCTTGCTCGTCTAGTTTGCCCGCCAGGATTCTCGTTGTATGAGGCGCGTCGAATCGAAAAATCCTTCCCTGATTCGGCGTGGCCCGATACGAGACAACCAACAGCCTCTGAGCTC from bacterium includes these protein-coding regions:
- a CDS encoding ABC transporter ATP-binding protein, whose amino-acid sequence is MADRGVAVRAHELTRSFGTFVAVDHLTFEIPAGAIWGFLGPNGSGKSTTIRMLCGILRPTTGHAEVLGYDVVRDPEQIKERIGYMSQRFSLYDDLTIQENLSFYAGVYGLSRTEARARTAEWIARAGLRGREHMPARALSGGWKQRLAFGCAVLHRPQMVFLDEPTSGVDPVSRREFWDLIGQFAESGVTVMVTTHYMDEAEHCDTLAFIFAGRIIAMGTPDEVKRRAMSGELLEIVTTQYARALDVLAARPGVSEPALFGRTIHVTVENGDAAAPALRRALADQGVAVDRIAPVAPSLEDAFVSLVERLGGAADAPTTGGRP
- a CDS encoding ABC transporter permease; translation: MNMRRLGSIIRKEIIQILRDRRTLATIITLPIMQLMLYGYLTNDVTHIATAVFDESRTPESRTLLNAFANTTYVDLTYYTTGFDQVRALIDGGQAKIGIWIPPDYAARLRGRRGAEVEVIVDASEPTSARTVLALASGIGQTLSTQLVVQQTQRLTGVAPGALPIDVRARAWYNPTLDNVNFIVPGVIAIVLMFVTTFQAIIVIVRERELGTMEQLVVTPITRLELMLGKVIPLVGLGYVQITLTLLLANLWFHMPIKGSLALLYAVSLAFFFSTLGIGALISTVSKTFQQAAQMTQLILMPGILLSGFIFPRESLPPALQAVGSVFPLTYFVIILRGILIKGVGLEYLWRQIIPMVTIGVAVFALAINRFQKRVD
- a CDS encoding HlyD family efflux transporter periplasmic adaptor subunit codes for the protein MVAAAAVGVGWWLYGQSRAPARILGSASIEATTVDVTTRVPGRVLRMMARDGQQVRSGSALAELEPQEAGAQVAQARAAVAQAGAQVSQARQTVVAQQQTTDAQVAQAAAQVTAAGTGIPQSETALAIEDRTSREAVAAAEARLRAAQAQVGSARSGLATAEHDLARQNALFAQGAVAADQVDATRAAYDAAVAQDRGAGEAVTQARADLAAARANLMQVQIQRRAVEAAQANVARAQAILGNAESGYTVVTQQRQLLAAAEAALAQARANLMYVELVAGHNTIVAPRDGVIQTQNVEEGEVVPAGAALYTLINPTDLWARVYVREDQIGLVKIGLPTRTTIDTLPGEVFTGRVTQVNDTPEFTTVNVQTKEDRVKLVFGVKVRIADPGHRLQPGMPAHIEILSNGEVTP
- a CDS encoding efflux RND transporter periplasmic adaptor subunit encodes the protein MAADAPRFRTPRPRVLGVTALVLAAVGLAAWAGWRLHEDHASTDRLFASGSIQATEIDVSPKVAGRIIRLVVNEGDRVRTDQVLAELEPQEATAQVTQAQAAVAQAVAQVAQGQQAVLSQQQATTAQVSQAAAQVAAAGTGIPQSETALAIQEQTSREAVASAEAQLRAAQAQVGSARSTLATARNNLSRQRTLFGEGAVAATQVDAVQAAYDAAVAQNHSAADAVTQAQAAVASARANLMQVEIQRKAVEAARANLAQAEAGLRNAESGYTVVAQRRQALAAAEAALAQTRANLDYVRVIAGHNVITAPRDAVVQTRNVEEGEVVAAGTPLYTLIDLSDIWLRAYVPADQIARVKVGQVAHVSIDSFPGRVFEGRVEEISSRGEFTPGNVQTREDRVKLAFGVKIRLTNSDDRLKPGMPADAEIVVGTEPGGPAR
- a CDS encoding ABC transporter ATP-binding protein, with translation MTPTEGPAILVRGLTRRFGGRTAVQDLSFEIARGEIVALLGPDGAGKTTTLRLLCGAIPPTSGTIIVAGIDLTRDPERVRVHLGYMPQRFSLYGDLTVQENLNFYADLYAVPRAARESRSRRLFEFSGLTEFRNRLAQQLSGGMKQKLALACTLIHEPDVLLLDEPTAGVDPVSRREFWRILYELNRGGVTILVSTTYMDEAERCTTVGLLFGGQLISIEDPGAMKRRIRGEVVELVAEPRAAARRILQRAPEVLSETVIGDRFHIVVADAAGAIPILTRRLTDEAIEVGRIAQIPPSLEDVFVSMITERRAGTPPAPETARG